In one window of Pseudomonas benzenivorans DNA:
- a CDS encoding penicillin acylase family protein, with protein sequence MSSRAFRPLPLLGLATLTVGLLLSGCQSFLQSRYSDSLHPTQGIVRVQGLAQSVVVRRNALGMPLIETTTFHDALFALGYVHASDRLSQMVGLRLMAEGRLAEMAGPGVLEIDRFMRAVNLRKSAEMLYRNASPRLKRFFEVYARGVNAYLFRYRDKLPMDLAESGYRPPYWKPEDSALVFCLLNFGLSVNLQEELAALVLAQKVGSAQLAWLLPTYPDEPLPFEEAAKLEGLALDGRIAGLEAISQAADQLADAHMLGVAASNNWAIAPQNSRSGKSLLANDTHLPLALPSAWNFVQIRSPKFQAAGVSIAGVPAVVAGFNGKLGWGMTMVMGDNQDLFLEKLKHEGGRLYYQADDQWLPARERQETFFIKGERPIRETLYETRHGPLLNSVLGERKHRLQPLQLSSGYGLALQTAQFEADQSLDAFFDLSRAQSVEQAFEATREIRAMPLNVVFADAEHIGWQVTGRFPNRREGLGLLPSPGWDGRYDWDGFADPILHPYDQDPPQGWLGTANQRSVNRGYGMQLSNSWYYPERAERIATLAGSGKHDRASMIAMQYDQTSPFVAKLQAMFAAPGMAEALQQAIDALPPSQRDKAREALNRLQAFDGKLAADSADAALYGAFLHESARQIFLDELGPDTSAAWKALVQAADSSYSAQADHLLGREDSPFWDDLATPQKEDKPAILARSLAAAMSLGQARLGQDPRTWQWGRLHSYNWRSETSQLAQYMGASQRASINALKDYLDRGPYPAGGDHSTLNVSAYRWGEDFDTWLIPAMRIVVDFASEEPLLGLNSSGQSGNPASAHYADGIEAWLKGRYMVFPFQPQNLDKVYGTRRLLLMPGQ encoded by the coding sequence ATGTCATCGCGCGCGTTTCGTCCACTGCCCCTGCTAGGCCTGGCCACCCTCACCGTCGGCCTGCTGCTCAGCGGCTGCCAGTCCTTTCTGCAGAGTCGCTACAGCGACAGCCTGCATCCGACCCAGGGCATCGTCCGCGTCCAGGGCCTTGCGCAGAGCGTGGTGGTGCGGCGCAATGCCCTGGGCATGCCGCTGATCGAGACCACCACGTTCCACGACGCGCTGTTCGCCCTGGGCTACGTGCATGCCAGCGACCGCCTCAGCCAGATGGTCGGCCTGCGCCTGATGGCCGAGGGCCGCCTGGCGGAAATGGCCGGCCCCGGCGTGCTGGAGATCGACCGCTTCATGCGCGCGGTGAACCTGCGCAAGAGCGCCGAGATGCTGTACCGCAACGCCTCGCCGCGCCTCAAACGCTTCTTCGAGGTCTACGCCCGCGGCGTCAACGCCTACCTGTTCCGCTACCGCGACAAGCTGCCGATGGACCTGGCCGAATCCGGCTACCGCCCGCCCTACTGGAAACCCGAAGACTCGGCGCTGGTGTTCTGCCTGCTGAACTTCGGCCTGTCGGTCAACCTGCAGGAAGAGCTCGCCGCCCTGGTGCTGGCGCAGAAGGTCGGCAGCGCACAACTGGCCTGGCTGCTGCCGACCTACCCGGACGAGCCGCTGCCGTTCGAGGAGGCCGCCAAGCTCGAAGGGTTGGCGCTGGACGGCCGAATCGCCGGCCTGGAGGCGATCAGCCAGGCCGCCGACCAGCTGGCCGACGCCCACATGCTCGGCGTCGCGGCCTCGAACAACTGGGCCATCGCCCCGCAGAACAGCCGCAGCGGCAAGAGTCTGCTGGCCAACGACACCCACCTGCCCCTGGCACTGCCCTCGGCCTGGAACTTCGTGCAGATCCGCTCGCCGAAATTCCAGGCCGCCGGCGTATCGATCGCCGGCGTCCCCGCCGTGGTCGCCGGGTTCAACGGCAAGCTGGGCTGGGGCATGACCATGGTCATGGGCGACAACCAGGACCTGTTCCTGGAGAAGCTCAAGCACGAAGGCGGCCGTCTCTACTACCAGGCCGACGACCAGTGGCTGCCCGCCCGGGAGCGCCAGGAGACCTTCTTCATCAAGGGTGAGCGACCGATCCGCGAGACCCTCTACGAAACCCGCCACGGCCCGCTGCTGAACTCGGTGCTGGGCGAGCGCAAGCACCGCCTGCAGCCGCTGCAACTGAGCAGCGGTTACGGCCTGGCCCTGCAGACCGCACAGTTCGAAGCGGACCAGAGCCTGGATGCCTTCTTCGACCTATCCCGTGCCCAGTCGGTGGAACAGGCCTTCGAGGCGACCCGGGAAATCCGCGCCATGCCGCTGAACGTCGTCTTCGCCGATGCCGAGCACATCGGCTGGCAGGTCACCGGGCGCTTCCCCAACCGCCGCGAAGGCCTCGGTCTGCTGCCCTCGCCCGGCTGGGACGGCCGCTACGACTGGGACGGCTTCGCCGACCCGATTCTCCATCCCTACGACCAAGACCCGCCGCAGGGCTGGCTGGGCACCGCCAACCAGCGCAGCGTCAACCGCGGCTACGGCATGCAGCTGTCCAACTCCTGGTACTACCCCGAGCGCGCCGAGCGCATCGCCACCCTGGCCGGCAGCGGCAAGCACGACCGCGCCAGCATGATCGCCATGCAGTACGACCAGACCTCGCCCTTCGTCGCCAAGCTCCAGGCCATGTTCGCCGCCCCTGGCATGGCCGAAGCCCTGCAGCAGGCCATTGACGCCCTGCCACCGAGCCAGCGCGACAAGGCCCGCGAGGCGCTCAACCGCCTGCAGGCCTTCGACGGCAAGCTCGCTGCCGATTCGGCCGACGCCGCGCTGTACGGCGCCTTCCTCCATGAAAGCGCGCGGCAGATCTTCCTCGACGAGTTGGGCCCGGATACCAGTGCCGCCTGGAAGGCGCTGGTGCAGGCCGCCGACAGCTCCTACTCGGCCCAGGCCGACCACCTGCTGGGCCGCGAGGACAGCCCGTTCTGGGACGACCTCGCGACGCCGCAGAAGGAAGACAAACCGGCCATACTCGCCCGCAGCCTGGCCGCCGCCATGAGCCTCGGCCAGGCACGCCTGGGCCAGGACCCACGGACCTGGCAGTGGGGCCGGCTGCACAGCTACAACTGGCGCAGCGAAACCAGCCAACTGGCCCAATACATGGGCGCCAGCCAGCGTGCCAGCATCAACGCACTGAAGGACTACCTGGATCGCGGCCCCTACCCGGCCGGCGGCGACCACAGTACCCTCAACGTCTCGGCCTACCGCTGGGGCGAGGACTTCGACACCTGGCTGATCCCCGCCATGCGCATCGTCGTCGACTTCGCCAGCGAGGAACCCCTGCTCGGCCTGAACAGCTCGGGCCAGTCCGGCAACCCGGCCAGCGCGCATTACGCCGACGGCATCGAAGCCTGGCTCAAGGGGCGCTACATGGTGTTTCCGTTCCAGCCGCAGAACCTCGACAAGGTCTACGGCACGCGACGGCTGCTGCTGATGCCGGGCCAATAA
- a CDS encoding DUF2489 domain-containing protein translates to MSSLSLLLLLAGALLVLGLACYALLLWRRVWARQREQAHAAQERHQRLGGDLQLLAGSLLEGQLPLIEGAIRIKVLLDNYDSTLSQDARCEVFHRLFAATAHVPTHADWKALDKAARRQHEKHFNELELQHKAAARTAARWLLDEGLQQNPRHS, encoded by the coding sequence ATGAGCAGCCTGAGCCTGCTTCTGCTGCTGGCCGGCGCGCTCTTGGTGCTAGGGCTCGCCTGTTACGCCCTGCTGCTGTGGCGGCGGGTGTGGGCACGGCAGCGCGAGCAGGCGCATGCCGCGCAGGAGCGTCACCAACGCCTCGGCGGCGACCTGCAGCTTCTCGCCGGCAGCCTGCTCGAAGGGCAGCTGCCGCTGATCGAAGGCGCCATTCGCATCAAGGTGCTGCTCGACAACTACGACAGCACCCTGAGCCAGGACGCACGCTGCGAGGTGTTCCACCGACTGTTCGCCGCCACCGCCCACGTGCCGACCCATGCCGACTGGAAGGCGCTGGACAAGGCCGCCCGCCGGCAACACGAGAAGCACTTCAACGAGCTGGAGTTGCAACACAAGGCCGCCGCCCGCACGGCGGCACGCTGGCTGCTCGACGAGGGCTTGCAACAAAACCCGCGGCACAGCTGA
- a CDS encoding SEC-C metal-binding domain-containing protein, producing MNQHPHVHGPDCDHDHDHHDHDHVHGPHCNHGHQEPVRNALKDVGRNDPCPCGSQKKFKKCHGA from the coding sequence ATGAACCAACACCCCCACGTCCACGGCCCGGATTGCGACCACGACCACGACCACCATGACCACGATCATGTGCACGGCCCGCATTGCAATCACGGCCACCAGGAGCCGGTGCGCAACGCCTTGAAGGACGTCGGCCGCAACGACCCATGCCCATGCGGCAGCCAGAAGAAATTCAAGAAATGCCACGGCGCCTGA
- a CDS encoding LEA type 2 family protein, which produces MLYQAKTIRILSLLIFFGLLSGLGGCSTWMTGGFKDPDIRLVKVEVIRAKLLEQRFVLRFRIDNPNSVSLPVRGLDYRVHLNEVKLAEGESDAWFTVPAHGHHVFDVPVRTNLWRHVRQIVKLLEHPDEPIRYRLDGAVKTGFMFGRSVHMSRNGEIIPGDFIPE; this is translated from the coding sequence ATGTTGTATCAGGCAAAAACTATAAGAATTCTCAGCCTACTGATATTTTTCGGCCTGCTTTCAGGCCTCGGCGGATGCTCCACCTGGATGACCGGTGGTTTCAAGGATCCGGATATCCGTCTGGTCAAGGTCGAGGTCATACGGGCCAAGCTGCTGGAGCAGCGCTTCGTCCTGCGCTTTCGCATCGACAACCCCAACAGCGTCAGCCTGCCGGTGCGCGGCCTCGATTACCGGGTTCACCTCAACGAGGTGAAACTGGCCGAAGGCGAATCCGATGCCTGGTTCACCGTGCCCGCCCACGGCCATCACGTGTTCGACGTGCCGGTGCGCACCAACCTCTGGCGCCATGTGCGGCAGATCGTCAAGTTGCTCGAACACCCCGACGAACCGATCCGCTACCGCCTCGACGGCGCGGTAAAAACCGGCTTCATGTTCGGCCGCAGCGTGCACATGTCGCGCAATGGCGAGATAATTCCCGGCGATTTCATCCCGGAGTAA
- a CDS encoding YchJ family protein, translating into MPSTEFTTSCPCGSGDPLSECCGRYHAGSPAPSAECLMRSRYSAYVLGQVDYLLATTLPAQQAGLDREAIRAWSLQSTWLGLEVESAEVLGGQPEHAFVTFTARWHDEAGEHSHRECSAFVQRGKQWFFIDPTVGLTAGRNEPCPCGSGQKFKKCCSTFLNRAVAS; encoded by the coding sequence ATGCCAAGCACTGAGTTCACGACCAGCTGCCCCTGCGGCAGCGGCGACCCGTTGAGCGAATGCTGCGGGCGCTATCATGCCGGCTCGCCGGCGCCCAGCGCGGAGTGCCTGATGCGCTCGCGCTACAGCGCCTATGTCCTGGGCCAGGTCGACTACCTGCTGGCGACCACCCTACCCGCCCAGCAGGCCGGCCTGGATCGCGAGGCGATCCGCGCCTGGAGCCTGCAGAGCACCTGGCTCGGCCTCGAGGTCGAAAGTGCCGAGGTGCTGGGCGGCCAGCCCGAACATGCCTTCGTCACCTTCACCGCACGCTGGCACGATGAGGCCGGCGAACATAGCCACCGCGAATGCTCCGCCTTCGTCCAACGCGGCAAGCAGTGGTTCTTTATCGATCCTACCGTGGGCCTGACCGCCGGGCGCAACGAGCCCTGCCCCTGCGGCAGTGGGCAGAAGTTCAAAAAATGCTGCTCGACCTTCCTCAACCGCGCAGTAGCCAGCTGA
- a CDS encoding DUF6231 family protein yields MIERLSSRTPQQALAALLERYAPSRLLLVGASELPALDAFRNAHTSCQVTRATAGALPSELASQRFDLALVVDCLEHLPKRTGLELLGGIRNLNANRLAVLVDLHACAWQDTDFFALAMQASERFQRGEQTLSLFTYDLLDYKQVPDWLNAKFWANPENFGKYWW; encoded by the coding sequence ATGATCGAACGCCTTTCCTCCCGTACGCCCCAACAGGCGCTGGCCGCACTGCTGGAGCGCTACGCGCCGAGCCGACTGTTGCTGGTCGGCGCAAGTGAGCTGCCGGCCCTGGATGCCTTTCGCAACGCCCACACGAGCTGCCAGGTCACCCGCGCCACAGCCGGCGCCTTGCCGAGCGAACTGGCCAGCCAACGCTTCGACCTGGCCCTGGTCGTCGACTGCCTGGAGCACCTGCCCAAACGCACCGGGCTGGAATTGCTCGGCGGCATCCGCAACCTCAACGCCAACCGTCTGGCCGTGCTGGTCGACCTGCATGCCTGCGCCTGGCAGGACACCGACTTCTTCGCCCTGGCGATGCAGGCCAGCGAGCGCTTCCAGCGGGGCGAGCAGACCCTCAGCCTGTTCACCTACGACCTGCTCGACTACAAACAGGTGCCGGACTGGCTCAATGCCAAGTTCTGGGCCAACCCGGAAAACTTCGGCAAATACTGGTGGTGA
- a CDS encoding OmpA family protein — MRISHARAIAPFLLASSVLSGCVTTSSTGDAPLNQGNWPLCSAIGGLAGGGLGAIESSTWAAGGAAAGAVIGGLICYAQDGDEDGDGVFDRRDRCPGTPSGTPVQHNGCPLKVYPSTPELPEPAPVEAVRVELDVKFDFDKSVVKEDAQNDIRSLADFMKQYPQTTTTVEGHTDAIGTDAYNQGLSERRANAVRDVLVNQHGIDSSRVSTVGYGEARPVADNETESGRAINRRVEAEVEARPQ, encoded by the coding sequence ATGAGGATTAGCCACGCGAGGGCGATTGCTCCCTTTCTTCTGGCCAGCAGTGTTCTTTCCGGTTGCGTCACGACTTCCAGTACGGGGGATGCGCCGCTCAACCAAGGAAACTGGCCTCTGTGCAGTGCGATTGGCGGCTTGGCCGGCGGTGGCCTCGGCGCAATCGAGAGTTCCACCTGGGCCGCCGGAGGTGCCGCAGCTGGCGCCGTGATTGGCGGCCTGATCTGCTATGCCCAGGACGGCGACGAAGACGGTGATGGGGTGTTTGACCGCCGTGACCGCTGTCCTGGCACTCCGAGCGGCACGCCGGTTCAGCACAACGGCTGCCCGCTCAAGGTCTATCCGAGCACTCCCGAGCTTCCCGAACCTGCGCCCGTGGAGGCGGTACGGGTCGAGTTGGACGTGAAATTCGATTTCGACAAATCGGTGGTCAAGGAGGATGCCCAGAATGACATCCGCAGTCTGGCGGATTTCATGAAGCAGTATCCGCAGACCACCACGACCGTCGAAGGCCATACCGATGCCATCGGCACCGATGCCTATAACCAGGGCTTGTCCGAGCGCCGGGCCAATGCCGTGCGCGATGTACTGGTTAACCAGCACGGCATCGACAGCAGCCGAGTTTCCACTGTGGGCTACGGCGAGGCGCGTCCGGTTGCGGACAACGAGACCGAGTCCGGGCGGGCCATCAATCGTCGGGTGGAGGCCGAGGTGGAAGCGCGGCCTCAGTAA
- a CDS encoding DUF1145 domain-containing protein, which produces MKALLGLGKILAALFWGAELANLLDPFVQPFALLLNLAGAAVLLIHAAELLLFQPRLSQCPRPWLERGQVMLFGIFHLLALPEAEEPDPLPVAAEQA; this is translated from the coding sequence ATGAAAGCATTGCTGGGGTTGGGGAAAATACTGGCCGCGTTGTTCTGGGGGGCTGAGCTGGCCAACCTGCTCGATCCGTTCGTGCAGCCGTTCGCCCTGCTGCTGAACCTGGCCGGCGCCGCTGTTCTGCTGATTCATGCAGCCGAATTGCTGTTGTTCCAGCCGCGGCTCAGCCAATGCCCGCGGCCATGGCTGGAGCGCGGGCAGGTCATGCTGTTCGGTATTTTCCACTTGCTGGCATTGCCCGAAGCAGAGGAGCCAGATCCCCTGCCTGTGGCGGCCGAGCAGGCCTAG
- a CDS encoding CopD family protein has protein sequence MTPYAATYTLHLLAALIWVGGMFFAWIVLRPAAVSVLEAPARLKLWQEVFRRFFHWVWAAVLILPITGVGMLHLRFAGFETAPRYVHIMMGLYIAMLALFLRIQALQLPELRRAVAAEDWPSGGAILGRIRRLVGINLILGLLLVSVAAARPSL, from the coding sequence ATGACCCCTTACGCCGCGACTTACACCCTGCACCTGCTGGCCGCACTCATTTGGGTCGGCGGCATGTTCTTCGCCTGGATAGTACTGCGCCCCGCGGCGGTCAGCGTGCTGGAAGCGCCAGCGCGGCTGAAGCTATGGCAGGAGGTATTCCGCCGTTTCTTTCACTGGGTGTGGGCCGCCGTGCTGATCCTGCCGATCACCGGCGTGGGCATGCTGCACCTGCGCTTCGCCGGTTTCGAGACGGCGCCGCGCTACGTGCACATCATGATGGGGCTGTACATCGCCATGCTCGCGCTATTCCTGCGCATACAGGCGCTCCAGCTACCGGAACTGCGCCGCGCCGTGGCGGCCGAGGACTGGCCGAGTGGCGGCGCCATTCTGGGACGGATTCGTCGACTGGTGGGCATCAACCTGATCCTCGGCCTGCTGCTGGTCAGTGTCGCCGCCGCCCGCCCCAGTCTTTAA
- the dinG gene encoding ATP-dependent DNA helicase DinG, protein MLSTELKSQIQSAYSRFLEAKGLKPRYGQRLMIAEIAKVLGTVKVDDEGKREGEPAVVAVEAGTGTGKTVAYSLAAIPTAKAAGKRLVIATATVALQEQIVHKDLPDLMRNSGLNFSFALAKGRGRYLCLSKLDLLLQEGQAQSATAQLFEEEGFRIDVDEQSQKLFTAMIEKLAGNKWDGDRDSWPQELEDGTWSRLTTDHSQCTSRHCPNFQQCAFYKAREGMGKVDVIVTNHDMVLADLALGGGAVLPDPRETLYVFDEGHHLPDKAIGHFAHFTRLRSTADWLEQTAKNLTKLLAQHPLPGDLGRLIEQVPELAREIKTQQQFMFSACEQLADFRPGEDMEGRERPRHRFVGGQVPEHLRELGLELKKGFSRLSDLFTGVAEQLKEAMDGEAGIGIASHQAEEWYPLFGSLLARAKGNWELWLAFTAEDPEESPPMARWLTLAESGALFDIEVNASPILAAETLRRNLWNVAYGALVTSATLTALGTFDRYRMRAGLPKVAVTAVVPSPFHHADAGVLRVPDLKADPREAALHTAAIIRELPALVAGSRGTLVLFSSRKQMQDVFDGLERDWRKRVFIQGNLSKQETLNKHKARVDSGEESVLFGLASFAEGVDLPGAYCEHVVIAKIPFAVPDDPVEAALAEWIEARGGNPFMEIAVPDASLRLVQACGRLLRTEADRGTITLLDRRVVTQRYGKAILNALPPFRREIG, encoded by the coding sequence ATGCTCAGCACCGAACTCAAGTCCCAGATTCAGAGCGCCTATTCTCGCTTCCTCGAGGCCAAGGGACTCAAACCACGCTACGGCCAGCGCCTGATGATCGCCGAGATCGCCAAGGTGCTGGGCACGGTCAAGGTCGACGACGAGGGCAAGCGCGAAGGCGAGCCGGCGGTGGTGGCGGTCGAGGCCGGCACAGGTACCGGCAAGACCGTGGCCTACAGCCTGGCGGCGATCCCCACCGCCAAGGCCGCCGGCAAGCGCCTGGTGATCGCCACCGCGACCGTGGCGCTGCAGGAACAGATCGTGCACAAGGATCTGCCGGACCTGATGCGCAACAGTGGCCTCAACTTCAGTTTCGCCCTGGCCAAGGGGCGCGGGCGTTACCTGTGTTTGTCCAAGCTGGACCTGCTGCTGCAGGAGGGCCAGGCACAGAGCGCCACCGCCCAGCTGTTCGAGGAGGAAGGCTTCAGGATCGATGTCGACGAGCAGAGTCAGAAGCTGTTCACCGCGATGATCGAGAAGCTCGCCGGCAACAAGTGGGACGGCGACCGCGACAGCTGGCCCCAGGAGCTCGAAGACGGCACCTGGTCGCGGCTGACCACCGACCACAGCCAGTGCACCAGCCGCCATTGCCCGAACTTCCAGCAGTGCGCCTTCTACAAGGCCCGCGAGGGCATGGGCAAGGTCGATGTCATCGTCACCAACCACGACATGGTGCTGGCCGACCTGGCCCTGGGCGGCGGTGCGGTGCTGCCCGATCCGCGCGAGACCCTCTATGTGTTCGACGAGGGCCATCACCTGCCGGACAAGGCCATCGGTCACTTCGCCCACTTCACCCGCCTGCGTTCGACCGCCGACTGGCTGGAGCAGACGGCCAAGAACCTGACCAAGCTGCTGGCCCAGCACCCGCTGCCGGGCGACCTGGGCCGGCTGATCGAGCAGGTGCCGGAGCTGGCGCGGGAGATCAAGACCCAGCAACAGTTCATGTTCAGTGCCTGCGAGCAGCTGGCCGACTTCCGCCCCGGCGAGGACATGGAGGGCCGCGAGCGCCCGCGTCACCGCTTCGTCGGTGGCCAGGTGCCCGAGCATCTGCGCGAGCTGGGCCTGGAGTTGAAGAAGGGCTTCTCCCGCCTCAGCGACCTGTTCACCGGAGTCGCCGAGCAGCTCAAGGAGGCCATGGACGGCGAGGCCGGCATCGGCATCGCCAGTCACCAGGCCGAGGAGTGGTACCCGCTGTTCGGCAGCCTGCTGGCGCGGGCCAAGGGCAACTGGGAGCTGTGGCTGGCGTTCACCGCCGAGGACCCCGAGGAGAGTCCGCCGATGGCGCGTTGGCTGACCCTGGCCGAGAGCGGCGCGCTGTTCGACATCGAGGTCAATGCCAGCCCGATCCTCGCCGCCGAGACCCTGCGCCGCAACCTGTGGAACGTCGCCTACGGCGCCCTGGTCACCTCGGCGACCCTGACCGCCCTGGGTACCTTCGATCGCTACCGCATGCGCGCCGGCCTGCCCAAGGTGGCGGTCACCGCGGTGGTGCCGAGCCCCTTCCACCATGCCGACGCCGGCGTGCTCCGGGTGCCGGACCTCAAGGCCGACCCGCGCGAGGCGGCGCTGCACACCGCGGCCATCATCCGCGAGCTGCCGGCCCTGGTGGCCGGCTCGCGGGGCACCCTGGTGCTGTTTTCCTCGCGCAAGCAGATGCAGGACGTCTTCGACGGCCTGGAGCGCGACTGGCGCAAGCGGGTGTTCATCCAGGGCAACCTGTCCAAGCAGGAGACCCTGAACAAGCACAAGGCCCGGGTCGACTCCGGCGAGGAGAGCGTGCTGTTCGGCCTGGCCAGCTTCGCCGAGGGCGTCGATCTGCCCGGCGCCTATTGCGAGCACGTGGTGATCGCCAAGATCCCCTTCGCCGTGCCGGACGATCCGGTGGAGGCGGCGCTGGCCGAGTGGATCGAGGCCCGTGGCGGCAACCCCTTCATGGAGATCGCCGTGCCGGATGCCTCGCTGCGCCTGGTGCAGGCCTGCGGTCGCCTGCTGCGTACCGAGGCCGACCGCGGCACCATCACCCTGCTGGATCGACGGGTGGTGACCCAGCGCTACGGCAAGGCGATTCTCAACGCCCTGCCGCCATTTCGTCGGGAGATCGGCTAG